One Edaphobacter flagellatus genomic region harbors:
- a CDS encoding efflux RND transporter periplasmic adaptor subunit: protein MKLKNYVLLASIGVAGLALSGCSRQAPAAAPPQAMPVKVASITFSPVATTDTYVSTIKGRRSATMQPQVDGNLTRILVKSGDMVKAGQVMMQIDPLKQAATVQSQQGTQAQKKALYDYNKIQVERQRKLYEAGVVSRDAYDQAIQAYENSKADYEANAALTDTQKQQLAYYQIRAPFTGIVGDIPVHVGDYVSPTTLLTTVDENVDLEAYIYVPTERAAQIRTGLAVDILDSDGNVVTKSTINFLSPQVDNGLQSILAKAPIPRGTKLRTEQLVKARVTWNTNPSPVVPVLAVTRVGGQAFVFVAAEKDGKYSAHQVPVSLGETLGNTYPVLQGLNPGDKVILSGIQFLQEGVPVQPIA from the coding sequence ATGAAGTTGAAAAATTACGTTCTGCTTGCCTCTATAGGCGTTGCTGGTCTGGCTCTTTCCGGCTGCAGCCGTCAGGCTCCTGCTGCTGCCCCGCCGCAGGCGATGCCGGTTAAGGTTGCGTCGATCACGTTTTCTCCGGTAGCCACTACGGATACGTACGTATCGACGATTAAGGGCCGCCGCTCTGCAACGATGCAGCCACAGGTGGATGGCAACCTTACGCGCATTTTGGTCAAGTCGGGAGACATGGTAAAAGCCGGCCAGGTGATGATGCAGATCGATCCGCTGAAGCAGGCTGCGACGGTGCAATCACAGCAGGGAACTCAGGCGCAGAAAAAGGCGCTCTACGACTACAACAAGATTCAGGTTGAGCGGCAACGCAAGTTGTACGAGGCCGGTGTCGTCTCACGGGATGCTTACGATCAAGCCATCCAGGCCTATGAAAATTCAAAGGCAGATTATGAGGCGAATGCGGCTCTGACGGATACGCAGAAGCAGCAGCTGGCGTACTACCAGATTCGCGCTCCGTTTACAGGAATTGTGGGAGACATCCCGGTCCATGTGGGCGATTATGTTTCGCCGACGACGTTGCTGACTACGGTGGATGAGAATGTCGATCTGGAAGCCTACATCTACGTCCCAACAGAGCGCGCTGCGCAGATTCGTACCGGTCTTGCCGTCGATATTCTGGACAGCGATGGGAACGTCGTTACGAAGTCGACCATCAACTTCCTTTCGCCCCAGGTAGACAACGGTCTGCAGAGCATCCTTGCCAAGGCCCCGATCCCACGTGGCACGAAGCTGCGTACAGAACAGCTGGTCAAGGCTCGTGTGACGTGGAATACGAATCCGTCCCCTGTGGTTCCGGTGCTTGCCGTGACACGAGTGGGCGGTCAGGCGTTCGTTTTTGTGGCTGCTGAAAAGGACGGCAAATATTCTGCGCACCAGGTTCCTGTGTCACTTGGCGAGACGTTGGGGAATACCTATCCGGTTCTGCAAGGTTTGAATCCTGGTGACAAGGTCATCCTTTCGGGGATTCAGTTCCTTCAGGAAGGCGTTCCAGTTCAACCAATCGCATAA
- a CDS encoding efflux RND transporter permease subunit, producing the protein MVDFFIRRPIFATVCALLIILAGAVVIPTLPISLYPQLAPPQVVVTSNYIGANSQIVESAVTIPLETSINGVEGMRYMSSTSSNDGTSQITITFRTGYDLSIAAVDVQNRVASAQGRLPATVNATGITITKANSNFVFAAGVYSKDGRYSSDFVSNYLDVYVKDALKRVPGVGDVIIFGERKYAMRVWLDPARLAARGLTALDVTNALSEQNVEVAAGQLGRPPADSKQAFQMAVRVVGRLSDPKEFENIVLKNSTANGGLVLLKDVGHAEIGAENYDTDLRFSGREAVGIGVQQLSNANALEVDRECKAVLADLAKSFPPGLEYIVAFDTTTVVGDSINEVVHTIFEAIAIVIIVIFLFLQDWRATIIPAVTIPVSLIGTFAFIKLFGFSINSLTMFGITLATGLVVDDAIVVIENVQRHIAEEHCDSHRATSRAMAEVTSAVIATSLVLISVFIPVSFFPGTTGILYKQFSLTIAFSIAISAFNALTLSPALAAILLRPEREHGGFLGLFEKGLQKVIKGYAYAVTHVVRMRFVMLLLFVGGLAATAYMYVHVPTAFVPSEDQNYFINIVQTPPGASLAYTSEVADRAAELIRQNDDVFGTFSVMGFSLAGGSSPNSGVIFAPLKPIEERSKKGPGHTAKDIVAELAPKLFQVPGGIVAAFEPPAIQGIGSVGGFQFMLQDQGRNTFGDIDRIAHAMVAQSRDPNSGLVGLYTPYTSNDPQLFVSIDREKAKSMGVPFAQITAALGTYMGSSYVNDFDFNNRSYRVYVQADQNFRKNSRDLRQFYVRSDAGKLVPLDNLVSIKETSGPQVIYHYNIFRSAEIDGGAAPGLSSGQGLQKMQELFEKNKIQGMMYSWTGLALEEIESAGKAVVIFGLGLLVVYLTLSAQYESFVLPFIILLAVPMAVLGALGLVSARGLVDDVYVQIGLVMLIGLSAKNSILIVEFAEQQIEHGKSVLDAAIIAAELRLRPILMTSIAFILGVLPLYFASGAGALGRHSVGTAIVGGMILSTVLNLFFIPVLYVVVKGILIKLSSRPRPRPDGCDDDATSMESQEVAVNQ; encoded by the coding sequence TTGGTTGACTTTTTTATCCGACGTCCTATCTTTGCCACCGTCTGCGCCCTGCTGATTATTCTTGCGGGTGCGGTGGTTATCCCAACGCTGCCGATCTCGTTGTATCCCCAGCTGGCACCGCCGCAGGTAGTTGTTACCAGCAACTACATCGGCGCCAATTCGCAGATTGTAGAGTCTGCCGTAACGATCCCGCTTGAGACTTCGATCAACGGCGTCGAAGGCATGCGTTACATGAGTTCGACAAGCTCGAACGACGGTACTTCGCAGATCACGATTACCTTCCGCACGGGTTATGACCTTTCGATTGCTGCGGTCGACGTTCAGAATCGTGTGGCATCGGCGCAAGGCCGTTTGCCAGCTACCGTAAACGCGACCGGTATTACGATTACGAAGGCCAACAGCAACTTCGTGTTCGCTGCCGGCGTGTACTCAAAGGATGGCCGTTATTCTTCGGATTTCGTCTCCAACTATCTTGACGTTTATGTGAAGGATGCGCTGAAGCGCGTTCCCGGCGTCGGTGACGTCATCATCTTTGGCGAACGTAAATATGCCATGCGTGTATGGCTGGATCCGGCGCGGCTTGCTGCTCGTGGCTTAACGGCGCTGGATGTCACCAACGCTCTATCGGAGCAGAACGTAGAAGTCGCAGCTGGTCAGCTTGGGCGTCCGCCTGCCGATAGCAAGCAGGCTTTTCAGATGGCTGTTCGTGTCGTAGGCCGTCTCTCTGATCCGAAAGAATTTGAAAACATCGTTCTAAAGAACTCGACCGCCAACGGTGGCCTTGTTCTGTTGAAGGATGTCGGGCATGCCGAGATCGGGGCAGAAAACTACGATACAGACCTCAGGTTTTCTGGCCGCGAAGCTGTTGGTATTGGTGTGCAGCAGCTTTCAAACGCGAATGCACTTGAAGTCGACAGAGAGTGCAAGGCGGTACTTGCAGATCTGGCCAAGTCTTTTCCTCCGGGACTGGAGTATATCGTTGCGTTTGACACCACTACGGTCGTCGGCGACTCGATCAACGAAGTTGTCCATACCATCTTTGAAGCGATCGCTATTGTTATTATCGTCATCTTCCTCTTCCTGCAGGATTGGCGCGCGACCATCATTCCCGCGGTAACGATTCCGGTCTCTCTGATTGGAACGTTTGCCTTTATCAAGCTGTTCGGCTTCTCGATCAATTCACTGACGATGTTCGGCATCACGCTAGCGACTGGGCTGGTAGTCGACGATGCCATCGTGGTTATTGAAAACGTACAGCGTCATATTGCCGAAGAACATTGCGACAGTCACAGAGCTACCTCCCGAGCCATGGCTGAGGTGACGAGCGCTGTTATCGCAACCTCACTGGTGCTGATCTCAGTGTTTATCCCGGTTAGCTTCTTCCCGGGAACGACCGGCATTCTGTATAAGCAGTTCTCGCTGACGATTGCGTTTTCCATTGCGATTTCTGCCTTCAATGCACTTACGCTGTCTCCTGCTCTTGCGGCAATTCTGTTGCGGCCTGAGAGGGAACATGGCGGATTCCTTGGACTTTTTGAGAAGGGATTGCAAAAGGTCATTAAGGGATATGCCTACGCGGTGACGCATGTCGTCAGAATGCGGTTTGTCATGCTCCTGTTGTTCGTAGGCGGCCTGGCGGCGACGGCGTACATGTATGTTCATGTACCGACGGCATTTGTGCCTTCAGAAGATCAGAACTACTTCATCAATATCGTCCAGACGCCTCCAGGTGCATCGCTGGCTTACACCTCAGAGGTTGCGGATCGTGCGGCTGAACTTATCCGCCAGAACGATGATGTGTTTGGCACCTTCTCCGTTATGGGCTTTTCGCTTGCTGGTGGAAGCTCGCCGAACTCAGGCGTTATCTTTGCTCCTCTCAAGCCGATTGAAGAGCGCAGCAAGAAAGGGCCGGGGCATACTGCGAAGGATATTGTTGCGGAACTGGCTCCGAAGCTATTTCAGGTGCCCGGCGGCATCGTAGCTGCATTCGAGCCGCCGGCTATTCAAGGTATCGGTTCGGTCGGTGGTTTCCAATTCATGTTGCAGGACCAGGGACGTAATACTTTCGGCGATATCGATCGTATTGCACATGCGATGGTAGCGCAGAGCCGTGATCCGAATTCGGGGCTTGTCGGTTTGTATACGCCTTACACATCGAATGATCCTCAGCTCTTTGTCTCGATCGATAGAGAGAAGGCAAAGTCGATGGGCGTTCCATTTGCGCAGATTACGGCAGCGTTGGGAACATATATGGGATCGAGCTATGTCAACGATTTCGATTTCAACAACCGTTCGTATCGCGTATACGTGCAGGCAGATCAGAACTTCCGTAAAAACTCGCGAGACCTGCGGCAGTTCTATGTTCGTTCGGATGCAGGCAAACTTGTTCCGCTGGACAACCTGGTCTCGATCAAAGAGACTTCCGGCCCGCAGGTGATCTATCACTACAACATCTTCCGCTCTGCTGAAATTGACGGTGGCGCGGCTCCTGGCCTTAGCTCGGGACAGGGACTGCAAAAGATGCAGGAGTTATTCGAAAAGAACAAGATTCAGGGAATGATGTATTCCTGGACGGGTCTTGCTCTTGAAGAGATTGAATCTGCAGGTAAGGCGGTTGTTATCTTTGGCCTTGGCTTGCTGGTCGTTTATCTCACACTCTCGGCTCAGTACGAAAGCTTCGTGCTGCCATTCATCATTCTGCTTGCCGTTCCTATGGCAGTTTTAGGAGCTCTGGGGCTTGTCTCTGCGCGTGGTCTTGTGGACGACGTGTATGTGCAGATCGGTCTGGTCATGCTGATTGGTTTGTCTGCGAAGAACTCGATTCTTATCGTCGAATTTGCAGAACAGCAGATTGAGCATGGTAAGAGCGTGCTGGATGCGGCAATCATTGCGGCTGAGCTTCGTCTCAGGCCGATTCTGATGACTTCCATCGCGTTCATCCTTGGCGTGCTTCCGCTTTACTTTGCATCGGGTGCCGGTGCGCTGGGCCGTCATTCAGTAGGTACAGCGATTGTGGGCGGCATGATTCTGTCTACAGTGCTAAACCTTTTCTTCATTCCAGTCCTCTACGTTGTGGTCAAGGGCATCCTGATTAAGTTGAGCTCGAGGCCAAGACCGCGTCCTGATGGCTGCGATGATGATGCGACTTCGATGGAGTCTCAGGAAGTTGCAGTCAACCAGTAA
- a CDS encoding dimethylarginine dimethylaminohydrolase family protein has product MSTQPIELTDIPPIQLARRARYLMCPPHFYDVNYVINPWMEGNLHRSSRERAELQWRNLYRALTRLIDVELIAPQSGLPDMVFTANAGLERSGTVVLSRFYHQERQSEEQCFRQWFQEAGYTVVELPTDVPFEGEGDALFSIDGSRLWVGYGRRTARESHRFLARALRVEVISLHLTDPRFYHLDTCFAPLDDGYVMYYPDAFDAASLEKIEEYYPLEKRILVSEEDAIRFACNAIHVDGTVVLNCVSRELTGRLESAGFRVVQIDLSEFIKAGGAAKCLVMNLATEKISLNL; this is encoded by the coding sequence ATGAGCACCCAGCCCATTGAGCTTACTGATATTCCTCCTATTCAACTTGCGCGGCGGGCACGGTATCTCATGTGCCCGCCGCATTTCTATGACGTGAACTATGTCATTAATCCATGGATGGAGGGGAATCTGCATCGCTCTTCTCGCGAGCGAGCGGAGCTTCAATGGCGTAATCTCTATCGCGCTCTCACGCGGCTGATCGATGTGGAGTTGATTGCACCGCAGTCGGGCTTGCCGGATATGGTCTTTACTGCAAATGCTGGACTGGAGCGGTCCGGCACTGTTGTTTTGAGCCGCTTTTACCATCAGGAGCGTCAGAGCGAGGAGCAGTGTTTCAGGCAGTGGTTTCAGGAAGCGGGCTATACCGTTGTTGAGCTTCCGACTGATGTTCCGTTTGAAGGCGAAGGAGATGCGCTCTTCTCTATAGATGGCAGCCGTCTTTGGGTGGGATATGGAAGACGGACGGCGCGTGAGAGTCACCGTTTTTTAGCAAGGGCACTGCGTGTCGAAGTGATTTCTCTTCACCTGACGGACCCGCGCTTCTACCACCTGGATACCTGCTTCGCGCCGTTGGATGATGGTTATGTAATGTATTATCCGGATGCGTTTGATGCCGCTTCATTAGAGAAAATTGAGGAATATTATCCGCTGGAAAAGCGAATTCTTGTGAGCGAAGAAGATGCCATCCGGTTTGCCTGCAATGCGATTCATGTAGATGGGACGGTTGTTCTGAATTGTGTCAGCAGGGAATTGACGGGACGATTGGAGTCAGCAGGCTTTCGGGTCGTTCAAATTGATCTGTCTGAATTTATTAAGGCTGGTGGTGCGGCGAAGTGTCTGGTTATGAATCTTGCAACAGAGAAGATATCTCTAAATCTTTAG
- the ligD gene encoding DNA ligase D — protein MTASKKSAPRKTATKRSAAKKEIEAPPTQSAADAVDEQLARYRAMRNFSITDEPSGEHAPRLSKSLPFCVQKHAASHLHYDFRLGWNGVFKSWAIAKGPSYFTGDKRLAVQVEDHPIEYGGFEGIIPKGQYGGGTVMLWDQGTWELQAAYPDVDAGLRDGSLKFILHGTKLKGKWALVRMGGKWAKEKKPNWLLIKEHDEYERPQDAPPITEEEPDSVVTGRTMDEIARNEDHVWNSKDTRSQERAWFRKEPASSLSPEQKKQSNATMQHLLKNLPKEKQPVFVPPELATMADVPPSGDGWLHELKLDGYRIQARKDGTRVQMLTRTGLDWTARMRSAADEIAKLSVNQVTLDGELAVVAPNGTTSFADLQASLQEGAKHTLTYFAFDLLHLDGRDTRELPLKERKGMLKQLLSQADADRLRLSEHIETGGEKLLREACKLQAEGIVSKRASAKYLSGRGSDWIKTKCLHEQEFVVGGYTLPTNGIYGVGALLLGYFRDDKLIYAGRTGTGFTQKTHKLLREALEKIERKTPAFESVPQDAKKGARWVTPEMVVQVRFAAWSADNLIRQSAYLGIREDKAAKEVVREEPSASMGPRRSRQHIHPISKGDDPPSTSNAMHAPVRLTHPAKVLDESSGMTKQMLADYYWNIAEWLLPYITGRPVSLVRCPDGIGHPSFFQKHVNATLPKNIGSVNVPNKKTGAIEAYITVGSREMLASLAQLGVLELHPWGSKNDNLEHPDRLIFDLDPDETLSWPEIKKAAEEVRKRLKRIGIESFVKTTGGKGLHVVSPIEPTHTWAELKDFARRFVVEMEKENPSRYLTKMTKAARSGKIFLDYLRNEREATSVAAYSPRARPGAPVSMPLSWHELSESEERPAFLIIDFPAWKNRLQDNPWAELANVHQRLKI, from the coding sequence GTGACGGCTTCGAAGAAGAGTGCGCCTCGTAAAACTGCAACGAAACGATCCGCTGCAAAGAAAGAGATCGAAGCGCCACCAACACAATCGGCAGCCGATGCCGTTGACGAGCAATTAGCGCGCTATCGCGCGATGCGCAACTTCAGTATCACCGATGAGCCCAGCGGCGAGCATGCCCCTCGCTTATCAAAATCACTTCCCTTCTGCGTGCAGAAACACGCCGCCTCTCACCTGCACTATGACTTCAGGCTCGGCTGGAACGGCGTCTTCAAAAGCTGGGCAATCGCAAAAGGCCCAAGCTACTTCACCGGCGACAAGCGCCTGGCCGTTCAGGTTGAAGATCACCCCATCGAATACGGCGGCTTCGAAGGCATCATTCCCAAAGGACAATACGGCGGCGGGACTGTCATGCTATGGGACCAGGGCACATGGGAACTCCAGGCCGCATACCCCGATGTAGACGCCGGATTGCGCGACGGCAGTCTGAAATTTATCCTGCACGGCACAAAGCTCAAAGGTAAATGGGCTCTCGTTCGTATGGGCGGTAAGTGGGCCAAAGAAAAGAAACCCAACTGGCTGCTGATCAAAGAACACGATGAGTACGAGCGGCCCCAGGATGCTCCGCCAATCACCGAAGAGGAGCCTGACAGTGTAGTCACAGGTCGCACAATGGACGAGATCGCACGGAACGAAGATCACGTCTGGAACTCGAAGGATACTCGTTCGCAAGAGCGGGCATGGTTTCGTAAAGAGCCAGCATCAAGCCTCAGCCCCGAACAGAAAAAACAATCGAATGCAACAATGCAGCACCTCCTAAAGAATCTTCCGAAGGAAAAACAACCCGTTTTTGTGCCCCCCGAACTCGCAACCATGGCGGACGTCCCGCCATCTGGCGATGGATGGCTGCATGAGTTGAAGCTCGACGGCTATCGAATACAGGCCCGTAAAGATGGAACCCGCGTACAGATGCTGACACGTACCGGCCTGGATTGGACTGCAAGAATGCGGTCTGCCGCCGACGAAATTGCAAAGCTCTCCGTCAACCAGGTAACGCTCGACGGAGAACTGGCTGTCGTCGCTCCCAACGGCACAACAAGCTTTGCCGATCTCCAGGCTTCGTTGCAGGAAGGAGCCAAACATACCCTCACGTATTTCGCCTTTGATCTGCTTCATCTGGATGGAAGAGATACTCGCGAACTCCCGCTGAAAGAGCGGAAAGGTATGCTGAAACAGTTACTCAGCCAAGCCGATGCAGACCGGCTCCGTTTAAGCGAGCACATCGAAACCGGCGGAGAAAAATTACTGCGCGAGGCATGCAAGCTACAGGCTGAGGGCATCGTCTCCAAGCGCGCCTCTGCAAAATACCTTTCCGGCCGAGGCAGTGACTGGATCAAGACAAAGTGCCTGCACGAACAAGAGTTCGTTGTCGGAGGTTACACACTCCCAACAAACGGGATCTATGGAGTTGGCGCACTGTTGCTCGGATACTTTCGAGACGACAAGCTTATCTATGCTGGTCGCACAGGCACCGGCTTTACGCAAAAGACGCACAAGTTACTTCGTGAGGCTCTGGAAAAGATCGAACGAAAAACACCCGCATTCGAATCTGTCCCGCAGGATGCAAAGAAGGGTGCACGATGGGTCACCCCGGAGATGGTGGTTCAGGTACGTTTCGCCGCGTGGAGTGCAGATAATCTGATTCGTCAGTCTGCCTATCTAGGCATACGCGAAGATAAGGCTGCTAAAGAAGTCGTTCGTGAAGAGCCATCTGCCTCGATGGGTCCGCGACGATCACGCCAGCATATCCATCCCATAAGCAAAGGCGACGATCCACCCAGCACATCGAATGCAATGCATGCCCCCGTACGTCTGACGCATCCTGCAAAAGTTCTGGATGAGAGCTCCGGCATGACCAAGCAGATGCTAGCCGACTACTACTGGAACATCGCCGAGTGGCTGCTTCCTTACATCACCGGCCGTCCAGTGAGTTTGGTGCGATGCCCGGACGGAATCGGCCATCCATCCTTCTTCCAAAAGCATGTCAATGCGACGCTTCCTAAAAACATCGGCAGCGTCAATGTGCCAAACAAAAAGACAGGCGCGATTGAAGCCTATATCACCGTCGGCTCTCGTGAAATGCTTGCCAGTCTCGCACAGCTTGGCGTGCTCGAATTACATCCCTGGGGATCGAAAAACGACAACCTCGAACATCCTGATCGGTTGATCTTCGACCTCGATCCCGATGAAACACTAAGCTGGCCCGAGATAAAAAAGGCCGCCGAAGAAGTACGCAAACGACTAAAGCGCATTGGCATAGAAAGCTTCGTGAAGACCACAGGCGGAAAAGGTCTTCACGTAGTAAGCCCCATCGAACCAACACATACCTGGGCGGAGTTAAAAGACTTCGCACGCCGCTTCGTCGTCGAAATGGAGAAAGAAAACCCTAGCCGGTATCTGACCAAGATGACGAAAGCGGCTCGCAGCGGAAAGATCTTTCTCGACTACCTCCGCAACGAAAGAGAAGCTACATCCGTTGCAGCCTACTCGCCACGCGCCAGACCGGGCGCTCCAGTCTCCATGCCGCTTAGCTGGCATGAGCTCAGCGAATCAGAGGAACGGCCCGCGTTCCTCATCATTGATTTTCCGGCGTGGAAAAATCGGCTCCAGGACAATCCCTGGGCAGAATTAGCGAACGTTCATCAGCGCCTAAAGATTTAG
- the ku gene encoding non-homologous end joining protein Ku, whose protein sequence is MARPYWSGQIQISLVSFGIKLFVATESKSEIRFHQISRSTGERVRHQKVLASSLEENPGEAANPVEKDEIVKGYEYRKGEYVIVEPKELEQLRVPSKHSISITQFVGIDEIGPEYMEKPYFIVPEDDVQAEAFAVVRTALKKTKKMALGKIAFGGREHVFAITAAEDDNLGGMMGYTMRYQEELRNPAEYFKDIKKVPVNADSLELAMELIKRKAAKFEPDAFKDEYESAVRELVEAKIKHLPIPQDEVAPRQGKVVNLMDALRKSVGEPAEEPAPKKPASSVKSKASAKDGIALVKPGKSAGKRKSA, encoded by the coding sequence ATGGCACGTCCTTACTGGTCTGGACAGATACAGATATCGCTGGTGTCGTTTGGCATAAAGCTCTTTGTCGCCACAGAGTCGAAGAGCGAGATACGTTTTCATCAGATCAGCCGCAGCACCGGCGAACGCGTAAGACACCAGAAGGTGCTTGCCTCCTCTCTCGAAGAAAATCCTGGCGAAGCTGCAAACCCCGTCGAGAAAGACGAGATCGTCAAAGGCTACGAGTATCGCAAGGGCGAATACGTCATCGTCGAGCCAAAGGAGCTGGAGCAGCTTCGCGTTCCCTCCAAGCATTCGATCTCCATCACACAGTTTGTCGGAATCGATGAGATTGGGCCGGAGTACATGGAAAAGCCCTACTTCATTGTCCCCGAAGATGACGTACAGGCTGAAGCATTTGCTGTCGTTCGTACTGCACTAAAAAAGACAAAAAAGATGGCGTTGGGAAAGATCGCCTTTGGTGGACGCGAGCATGTCTTCGCCATCACAGCAGCAGAGGACGACAACCTTGGCGGCATGATGGGCTACACGATGCGCTATCAGGAAGAGCTTCGCAACCCTGCCGAATACTTCAAGGACATCAAGAAGGTTCCTGTCAACGCCGACTCCCTTGAGCTGGCCATGGAGCTTATCAAGCGCAAGGCGGCGAAGTTCGAGCCAGATGCATTCAAGGATGAATACGAATCTGCGGTGCGAGAGCTGGTCGAAGCCAAGATCAAGCACCTGCCAATTCCGCAGGATGAGGTTGCTCCACGTCAGGGTAAAGTCGTCAACCTGATGGATGCTCTGCGTAAGAGTGTGGGCGAACCCGCTGAAGAGCCGGCTCCGAAGAAGCCGGCGAGCTCGGTGAAGAGCAAGGCGTCCGCGAAAGACGGAATCGCTCTCGTGAAGCCTGGCAAGTCCGCGGGAAAGCGTAAATCCGCATAA
- a CDS encoding 2-keto-4-pentenoate hydratase, with product MTGAREKDLINAADLLLDARRTGKPINDLPKGLQPTTLDEAYFIQDRMSWAYEDIGGWKVGAPTPDATPSFAPMPKAWISCSGCEMRGLVHRYRGLEAEIAFLIGKDLPPRETPYTREEVIAAIASMHPAIEILETALVDPTQASKLTSTADMAMHGGFVYGNAVPNWQNIDFTKESVTLTVDGAVRVERTGSNTAGDLMRLLPWLANEGASRTEGLRKGDWITTGSWTGNTLAAAGSTAEARFSTAGVVALRFA from the coding sequence ATGACCGGAGCCCGCGAAAAAGACCTGATTAATGCCGCCGACCTGTTGCTCGATGCTCGTAGAACGGGCAAGCCCATCAATGACTTACCAAAGGGTTTGCAGCCGACGACGCTCGATGAGGCCTATTTCATTCAAGACAGGATGTCGTGGGCCTATGAAGACATCGGCGGATGGAAGGTTGGTGCTCCCACCCCGGATGCAACGCCTTCGTTCGCACCGATGCCGAAGGCGTGGATATCATGCAGCGGATGCGAGATGCGCGGCCTCGTTCACCGGTATCGTGGCCTCGAGGCTGAGATCGCCTTTCTGATAGGCAAAGATCTCCCTCCACGCGAGACGCCGTACACGCGGGAAGAAGTAATTGCAGCGATCGCCAGCATGCATCCGGCGATCGAGATTCTGGAGACAGCCCTGGTCGATCCCACTCAGGCATCGAAGTTGACGAGCACCGCCGACATGGCGATGCATGGCGGATTCGTTTATGGCAACGCAGTACCCAACTGGCAGAACATCGACTTCACGAAGGAGTCGGTGACACTCACCGTCGATGGAGCCGTGCGTGTCGAAAGAACAGGCTCCAACACAGCCGGAGACCTGATGCGTCTGCTTCCCTGGCTTGCAAATGAAGGTGCAAGCCGAACGGAGGGCCTGCGGAAGGGCGATTGGATCACGACCGGAAGCTGGACCGGCAATACGCTGGCTGCGGCAGGATCGACCGCCGAGGCCCGGTTCTCGACCGCTGGTGTTGTGGCCTTACGGTTTGCCTGA
- the msrP gene encoding protein-methionine-sulfoxide reductase catalytic subunit MsrP: MGRRTSEGHTPLRSSDITPQPVFERFQQQRRLLLTGGAALGIGAFAASRIPGLISPSTEVHAQALAASPSKYTTSENQTPFAKATAYNNFYEFGTDKDDPAKHAHTLKTRPWTVQVTGMVKKPLTLDIDTILKYRPVESRVYRHRCVEAWSMVIPWDGYSLSEFINLCQPLPSAKYVQFLSLADRKQMPDLPFGYNWPYSEGLRLDEAMNPLALLTFGCYGQVLPNQNGAPIRIVLPWKYGFKSAKSIVRFHFTDKQPHTTWNDQNSSEYGFYSNVNPKVDHPRWSQARERRIDSSAFPHYIPTQMFNGYADQVASLYNGMDLKRNY; this comes from the coding sequence ATGGGACGGCGTACTTCAGAAGGACATACCCCGCTTCGCTCATCGGATATCACGCCTCAGCCGGTATTTGAGCGCTTCCAGCAGCAACGCCGGCTTTTGCTGACAGGAGGAGCTGCTCTGGGCATTGGAGCCTTCGCAGCCAGCAGAATTCCGGGGTTAATTTCGCCATCGACGGAAGTTCATGCCCAGGCTCTGGCGGCTTCTCCCAGCAAATACACCACATCGGAGAATCAGACTCCCTTTGCCAAGGCGACTGCGTACAACAATTTCTACGAGTTCGGCACGGATAAGGATGATCCGGCGAAGCATGCGCATACCCTGAAGACGCGACCGTGGACCGTGCAGGTCACCGGCATGGTGAAGAAGCCCCTCACCCTTGATATCGATACCATTCTTAAATACCGCCCGGTTGAGAGCCGCGTGTATCGGCATCGCTGCGTGGAAGCGTGGTCGATGGTGATTCCGTGGGACGGCTACTCGCTCTCGGAGTTCATCAATCTTTGCCAACCGCTACCCAGTGCGAAGTATGTGCAGTTTCTCTCGCTGGCGGATCGCAAGCAGATGCCTGATCTTCCTTTCGGCTATAACTGGCCGTACAGCGAAGGACTCCGACTGGATGAGGCGATGAACCCACTGGCATTACTGACCTTCGGTTGCTATGGACAGGTGTTGCCTAATCAAAACGGCGCTCCGATCCGCATCGTTCTCCCCTGGAAGTATGGCTTCAAGAGCGCGAAGTCCATCGTGCGCTTCCATTTCACTGACAAGCAGCCGCATACAACCTGGAATGATCAGAACTCGTCGGAGTACGGCTTCTACTCCAACGTCAACCCCAAGGTCGATCATCCGCGCTGGAGCCAGGCGCGCGAGAGACGCATCGATAGCTCTGCATTTCCGCATTACATTCCGACCCAGATGTTCAATGGATACGCGGATCAGGTAGCCAGTCTCTACAATGGGATGGACCTCAAGCGCAATTATTGA